The candidate division Zixibacteria bacterium HGW-Zixibacteria-1 nucleotide sequence TGCTGATCCACCATTTGCTGCCGAAGCCGCGCGTATTGCGATTCGTTGCCGCCGGATTCAGACTGTCCGGAACATGAAAATAGTATCATCATAGTAATCAAATAAATCTGAATTATGCTTATGGTTTGATTCTTGAACATCTCTGCAAAATATACTGCGCCAGTTGACCATTTAGTAGCCTAAAAATGCATTTCATTTATTTTTTTGAGCCAGAGCCTGACCAAACCGTCTATTTTTGCGTCAAGATTGTCCGGGATCACTTTGGTTCTCATGACACTTTCATATATTTCAAGTGCCCTTTTGGTCTCATCAACCGTCAGGATTTCATCTTTTTCCGCTTTCCATTTGTCCCGGTATTCGATGGTCAGCCTTATAAGATGACCGAATGTTGCAAAGGCTTCGGAATCGAGATACCCCGCCTCCTGAAGCATCATCCCCAGAAATCTTCTTAAATCGTCCTGACTCATGATTTGGTTTTTTTTGTTGCGCCTTTATAACCATTATATTAAATAAAATTTGATGGATCAATTATTAAATATTCTGGATAAAATCGACAACGCCGTCTGGGGACTCCCTCTTATTCTCATTCTGGTCGGCACCGGCGTCTTATTGACCGTCCGCAATTATCTGGTTCAGATACGCGGCTTCAAGCACGGCATCGAGCTGATTTCCGGTAAATATGACAAGCCCGAATATAAGGGAGAGATCTCGCACTTCCAGGCGCTCTCGGCGGCGCTTTCGGCGACGATCGGGACCGGAAATATCGCGGGGGTGGCGACCGCTATCGCGGTCGGGGGGCCGGGTGCCCTTTTCTGGATGTGGGTAACGGCCGCCTTCGGAATGGCCGTAAAATTTACGTCATGTACGCTGGCGGTCATGTATCGCCGGATAGACCCTGACGGATATGTCCGCGGCGGCCCCATGTATTTTATTGAACTGGGCATGGGGACGAACTGGCGCTTTCTGGCCTATATGTTTGCCGGTTTTACCGCGGTGGCCGCGCTCGGTATCGGCAATATGGTTCAGGCGAATTCGGTGGCCGACGGACTCGTGAACCTGATCGGATACAAAGGCACCGCGACCGGGCAGTTGTTCCGGCTCGGCGTCGGTGTCGTCATTGCGGCCGCAGTCGGCATGGTCATTGTCGGCGGTATCAAGCGAATCGGCAAAGTGGCCAGCCGCCTGGTGCCGTTTATGGTTATTGTCTATATCGGGTCGGCGCTGATCGTTCTGGTCATGTCATATGAGATGATATTGCCGGCTCTCAAACTGATCATTACCGAAGCCTTCACACCGACCTCGGAGATCGGCGGGTTCGCCGGATCAACCGTTTGGCTGACCATGCAGCAGGGATTCCGGCGCGGTGTCTTCTCCAACGAATCCGGCCTGGGTTCGGCCCCGATGGCTCATGCCGCCGCCAAAGTGAATGAACCGGTGAGGGAGGGACTGGTGGCGATGCTTGGGCCGTTCATCGATACGCTCGTTATCTGCACCATGACCGGCCTGGTGATTGTCGTTTCGGGACAGTGGATGAGCGGCCTTGATGGAACCCCCCTGACGGCGGAATCGTTCGAGATCCTGCTACCGTCATGGGGAAAATCGATGGTCTCACTGGGGCTGATCCTGTTTGCTTTTTCGACAATTATAAGCTGGTCGTATTATGGAGAGAAGGGAATCGAATACATTCTGGGCCGCAAGTCGGCCCTTCCGTATAAATGGGTTTATCTGATTTTTCTCCCGATCGGGGCGTCGCTTCAGTTGAAAATTGTCTGGACCTTTGCCGACATTGCCAACGGTCTGATGGCCCTGCCCAACCTGATCGCTCTGGTCGCTCTCTCCGGTGTTGTTGCCGCCGCCACCAAAAAATATTTCCGTGAACTGCGGGCCGGCAAGCAACGCGATTAACTTATTCCGGAAGCGTACAAAAAAAAACGGCGGCCTCTTGGCCGCCGCTATTTCATGGCTTATTTCTTTTTCTTCGAGTGAAGATGACAGAACTTCGCCGGTGGGGCAACCATCCGCTTGCACACCTTGCCGTCCTTGGTTTTGCCGGCGCAGCGAACTTTCTTTACGACTTTCTTAGCAGCTTTCTTCGCAACTTTCTTCTTGGCGACCTTTTTCACTGCTTTCTTCTTAGCTGTTGCCATTGGCAGCCTCCTCCGATTGAGTGGATCATGATGCTGTATTGCATCATGGATATGTTATGGGTTAGGTAACATTAACATATATGTATGAAACGATTATATACATGTCAATAAAAAAATAATGTTAAAATGAAATAAAATTGAAAATAAAGAAGAGGATGGGGGCAACCCATCCTCTTTTAATTTGATGATCGTCATCTCAGCAGATCGGCGCCGCGCCCCCTTTATAGAGATAATTGATAAGATAAGTGACATCGAGTATATTAATGCTGCCGCTGCCGTTGGCATCGGCAGCTATAGTCGGATCAGGAGCCGGCCCTCCTTTATAGAGGTAACCGATCAGAAATGTTGCATCCAGGATGTTGATATTGCCGTCGCCGTTGGCATCTCCGCAGACAAAATCGCAGATATCGCCTACATTATTTTGATTGGCGTCGGCCTGATCCGGATTATAATCCAGGGGGCAATTGTCGCAGACGTCACCGACGCCATCCGCATCACCATCCACCTGATCCTGATTGTCCGCCTCGGGACAGTTATCGCAGGCATCGCCCAGTTCATCGCTGTCGTTATTGGCCTGAGACAGATTCGGCATATCCGGGCAGTTATCGCAGATATCGCCCACATTGTCATGATCGGAATCGAACTGCTGTAGATTCCCGACGGCAGGGCAGTTGTCACAGGCGTTGCCGATGCCGTCACCGTCATCGTCGGCCTGGCTCGTGTTGGCGACCACGGGGCAATTGTCGATATCGCCGCAGACTCCGTCATTATCCCAGTCATTGTAAGGGTCATTCGGGCAATTGTCGCAGGCATCGCCCAGCCCGTCGGCATCGGAATCGACCTGGTCAGGATTATAAGTACCGGGACAATTATCCGGGCGGCAGGTGTTGGTTGTCTGTTCGGGATCGCCGAAACCATCGCCGTCACCATCGATACAAACATCGCAGATATCGAGGATATAATTTCCGTCAACGTCATCGGCCGAACCGGAACGGACCGCAATACCCGTCGGTGTCGGCAGATCGGCATCACCCCGGATAATCTTGCGGACACTGACCCCGGCCGGATAGGTGTATTCCATAATACCGACCGACTCATAGGTCTGGATCACGGCAATATTGCCGTTTCCCATAACAGCCAGTCCATAGACATTGAGCGGCGAGTCTTCGTCATTGAAGACACCCAGAAACGCCCCGGTCGTACCATCATATTTCAATACCTGGCTGGTCGAATAGCTGGCCACAAGCAAATGACCGTCGGGGGCGAAAATTATGTCTTTCGGCGAGGACAAGCCGCCGCTTCCCTGACCAACAAAATCACTCATATATGATCCATCGGTCCCCGAAAATTTCAACACCTTGTTATTGTTGCTGGCGACATACAAATTATCGTCAGAGCCGAATGCCAACCCGTATGGCTTCAATAATGTGCCCGACCCGGGTGTCACGAACGTATCGATAAACGCCCCGGTGCCGCCGTCATACCGAAGAATGCAGTCGTTGGTCCAGCTCCCAACATATAGATTATTATCCGGTCCGAAGACGAGAGACATGGGCAGATCCAGACCGCCGCTTCCCGCCGTGACAAAGGTGCTCACACCGCCCGAATCGACATCAAGTCGGACAATACGGCTGTCGGCGCCGCTGGCGGCGTACAACCGGTTGTCCGGCCCGAAAACGCAGTCTGTCGGGAAAGCCAGGTTTCCCTGCCCCAGTTTGCGGATCGGCATCCCGCTTTTCTGGTGAAATTCACGGACATATCCGACGGCATCGGCCACGAAATAGTTAAACTCGCGGTCCAGATCGAGCCAGTCGGTGATACCGTTGCCGTCACAATCCTGGCAGATATCAGGAATATTGTTGTTGTCGAAGTCCTCTTTGGTCCCGTTCTTTATCTCCTTAAAATCGGCAATGCTGTTATTGTCGCAGTCGGGATCGCAGTTGTCCGGGACGCAGTTGCCGTTAACATCATTATATTCATACATCCATGTTTCATATTCATCGGGATAAATATCCCCGTCGCAGTTGAGCTGGCACTCGTCCGGGATGCCGTTGTAATCCCGGTCCGGCATGCCCCCGGAGATATCGATATTATCGAGAATTCCGTTATTATTGCAATCCTCGCATTCATCGGGGATGCCGTCGCCGTTGATATCGAGACTGGCACCGACGGCGATATCATAACCGTCATCATAACCGTTATTATTGCAGTCGAACCAGTGGCAGCCGCCCCAGTTAATCATGTCCTCGATAATGTATTGGATTTGCCGATGAAACCGCAGTTCGATATTGCTCTGGCCGCCCAGGGTCGTGTGACAGTAACTCATGATGGTCCCGCGGGAACGATAACCCTCGGCACAACTGTCAATCGGAATATAGAACCATTCGCGGTCGTGAGTGTGCGGCGAGCCGA carries:
- a CDS encoding sodium:alanine symporter family protein; this encodes MDQLLNILDKIDNAVWGLPLILILVGTGVLLTVRNYLVQIRGFKHGIELISGKYDKPEYKGEISHFQALSAALSATIGTGNIAGVATAIAVGGPGALFWMWVTAAFGMAVKFTSCTLAVMYRRIDPDGYVRGGPMYFIELGMGTNWRFLAYMFAGFTAVAALGIGNMVQANSVADGLVNLIGYKGTATGQLFRLGVGVVIAAAVGMVIVGGIKRIGKVASRLVPFMVIVYIGSALIVLVMSYEMILPALKLIITEAFTPTSEIGGFAGSTVWLTMQQGFRRGVFSNESGLGSAPMAHAAAKVNEPVREGLVAMLGPFIDTLVICTMTGLVIVVSGQWMSGLDGTPLTAESFEILLPSWGKSMVSLGLILFAFSTIISWSYYGEKGIEYILGRKSALPYKWVYLIFLPIGASLQLKIVWTFADIANGLMALPNLIALVALSGVVAAATKKYFRELRAGKQRD